One part of the Nostoc sp. PCC 7120 = FACHB-418 genome encodes these proteins:
- a CDS encoding class I SAM-dependent methyltransferase encodes MMIYRIWHLIVIIWLIGGCWLLDGTGVAIASPTTSNIYEQRTIHSPDGIGKYYMGREIAKFMGHTGAGWLERPSREAEEQPSKLINALNLKPDDVVADIGAGTGYISLQIAPLLTVGKVFAVDIQPEMLEILEFFKQEKHIFNIEPILATANNPNLPPTSVDLALMVDAYHEFEYPQEVMQGIVQALKPGGKVVLVEYRGENPFIMIKRLHKMTQKQVRQEMAAVGLTWRETQNLLPQQHLMIFEKAVRNS; translated from the coding sequence ATGATGATTTATAGAATTTGGCATTTAATTGTAATTATTTGGTTGATTGGAGGATGTTGGCTACTGGATGGTACAGGCGTAGCAATAGCGAGTCCCACAACTTCCAATATTTACGAACAACGGACTATCCACAGCCCAGACGGTATTGGCAAATACTACATGGGGCGAGAAATTGCCAAATTCATGGGACACACAGGCGCAGGTTGGCTGGAAAGACCAAGCCGTGAAGCGGAAGAACAGCCTAGTAAATTAATTAATGCCTTAAATTTAAAACCTGATGATGTTGTCGCAGATATTGGTGCTGGTACAGGTTACATTAGTTTGCAAATTGCACCTTTACTTACAGTCGGTAAGGTTTTCGCTGTGGATATTCAGCCAGAAATGTTGGAGATTCTGGAGTTTTTCAAACAAGAGAAACATATCTTCAATATTGAGCCTATTTTGGCAACTGCCAATAATCCAAATCTTCCACCCACAAGTGTAGACTTAGCACTGATGGTGGATGCTTACCATGAGTTTGAATATCCCCAGGAAGTGATGCAAGGAATAGTCCAAGCCCTGAAACCAGGCGGTAAAGTTGTACTGGTGGAGTATCGAGGCGAAAATCCATTTATCATGATTAAGCGTCTGCATAAGATGACGCAAAAGCAAGTCCGTCAAGAAATGGCTGCTGTTGGATTAACGTGGCGAGAAACTCAGAATTTATTACCACAGCAACACTTAATGATATTTGAAAAAGCGGTCAGAAACTCATGA
- a CDS encoding transposase: MSRQIRQFQPGYSYHITIRCNNREFRLTRWECRQVLLYAIKKAIDKYQFKLYGLCIMCIMSNHIHYLIEPREPQDVPKIMHWLNWYTAMCFNQMLNRTGHFWEKRYHSTEFENTDKKRALNTLRYIHANPKAAGVQQGFFYDFSNYGVHDRLGDDGITTWHPAFLSLGKTLDECAAKYRGFCKKYRPQPKPEKRHRWGNRLLAGMKPKGKGKKCSPGQLKLLWDDWEMDNEEIERVASKFVKANCYNPNPIAKDNVLQKEEPE; the protein is encoded by the coding sequence ATGTCCCGACAAATAAGACAATTTCAACCAGGATATTCTTACCACATCACCATTCGGTGTAATAACCGTGAGTTCCGTTTAACAAGGTGGGAATGTCGTCAAGTTTTACTTTATGCCATCAAAAAGGCTATAGATAAATACCAGTTTAAATTGTACGGTTTGTGCATCATGTGCATCATGAGTAATCATATTCATTATCTCATCGAACCGCGCGAACCTCAAGATGTACCCAAAATTATGCACTGGTTAAATTGGTATACTGCCATGTGTTTTAACCAAATGCTCAACCGTACAGGACATTTTTGGGAAAAGCGTTATCACAGTACGGAGTTTGAGAATACAGATAAAAAAAGGGCTTTAAATACTTTGCGTTATATCCATGCTAACCCGAAGGCGGCGGGGGTACAGCAAGGATTTTTTTATGACTTTAGTAATTATGGTGTCCATGATCGCTTAGGTGATGATGGTATCACTACTTGGCATCCGGCGTTTTTGTCTCTGGGGAAGACTTTGGATGAATGTGCGGCGAAATATCGAGGGTTTTGTAAAAAATACCGTCCCCAACCTAAACCGGAAAAGCGACATCGTTGGGGAAATCGGTTATTGGCAGGGATGAAACCTAAAGGTAAAGGTAAAAAGTGTTCACCGGGACAGTTGAAGTTACTTTGGGATGACTGGGAAATGGATAATGAGGAAATTGAACGGGTAGCGTCTAAGTTTGTTAAAGCGAATTGTTATAACCCTAACCCTATAGCTAAGGATAATGTACTACAAAAAGAAGAGCCAGAATGA
- a CDS encoding putative toxin-antitoxin system toxin component, PIN family has protein sequence MFDVNVIISAVLLPGSKPESALRKAQDLGELLVSESIWLELEQVLARPKFNRYITLEERNEFLVDLSETVQFIKVTEQINECRDPKDNKYLELAVSGKAECIVTGDDDLLVLNPWRDIEILTVQEFLEKN, from the coding sequence GTGTTTGATGTGAATGTCATCATTAGCGCAGTGTTATTACCAGGGAGCAAACCAGAAAGCGCACTGAGAAAAGCTCAAGATTTGGGAGAATTATTGGTGTCCGAGTCCATTTGGCTGGAGCTAGAACAGGTACTCGCTCGACCCAAATTTAATCGGTACATCACGCTAGAAGAAAGAAACGAATTCCTGGTAGATTTATCCGAAACTGTACAGTTCATTAAAGTAACTGAACAGATTAATGAATGTCGAGATCCAAAAGATAACAAATATTTAGAATTAGCAGTCAGTGGAAAAGCAGAATGTATTGTGACCGGAGACGATGATCTGCTGGTGCTAAACCCCTGGAGAGACATTGAGATTCTGACTGTTCAAGAATTTTTAGAAAAGAATTAA
- the ftsH gene encoding ATP-dependent zinc metalloprotease FtsH yields the protein MPVETDKKNSIKPPRLRQFGGSFLILLTLLLLLNFIVPSFSGPRLPQVPYSEFIAQVQAGKVDKAIVGGDRIQYSIKTQTPDGKVVDQVFATTPVAIDLDLPKILRNNNVEFAAPPPDQNAWIGTLLSWVAPPLIFFGIWAFLINRQGAGPAALTVGKSKARIYSEGSTGVKFLDVAGVDEAKAELEEIVDFLKNATKYTNLGAKIPKGVLLVGPPGTGKTLLAKAIAGEAGVPFFSISGSEFIELFVGVGAARVRDLFEQAKKQAPCIVFIDELDALGKSRGGAGGFVGGNDEREQTLNQLLTEMDGFDANTGVIIIAATNRPEVLDPALRRPGRFDRQVVVDRPDKIGREAILKVHARNVKLADDVDLGNIAIKTPGFAGADLANLVNEAALLAARQNRQAVVMADFNEAIERLVAGLEKRSRVLNETEKKTVAYHEVGHAIIGALMPGAGRVEKISVVPRGVGALGYTIQMPEEDRFLMIEDEIRGRIATLLGGRSAEETVFGKVSTGASDDIQKATDLAERYVTLYGMSDKLGPVAFEKIQQQFLEGYSNPRRSISPKVAEEIDREVKQIVDNAHHIALSILQNNRDLLEETAQELLQTEILEGTALRERLSQAQAPEELQEWLRTGKISEDKPLMQTLLV from the coding sequence ATGCCTGTTGAAACTGATAAAAAAAATTCCATTAAACCACCAAGGTTACGGCAATTTGGCGGCAGTTTCCTAATTCTGCTAACTTTGCTGTTATTGCTTAACTTTATTGTTCCCAGTTTTTCTGGCCCTCGCTTGCCACAGGTTCCTTATAGTGAATTTATCGCTCAAGTACAAGCTGGTAAAGTAGACAAGGCGATTGTGGGGGGCGATCGCATTCAATACTCGATCAAAACTCAAACCCCCGATGGTAAAGTCGTTGACCAAGTATTTGCTACCACACCAGTAGCTATTGATTTGGACTTACCAAAGATTCTCCGCAACAATAATGTCGAGTTTGCCGCACCACCACCAGACCAAAACGCCTGGATTGGAACCCTACTAAGTTGGGTAGCACCACCATTAATTTTCTTTGGGATTTGGGCGTTTTTAATTAATCGTCAAGGTGCTGGCCCGGCTGCATTGACAGTTGGGAAAAGCAAAGCCCGGATTTACTCAGAAGGTAGCACAGGGGTGAAATTTCTCGATGTGGCTGGGGTCGATGAAGCCAAGGCGGAATTAGAAGAAATTGTTGATTTCTTGAAGAATGCGACTAAGTACACAAATTTAGGTGCGAAAATTCCTAAAGGTGTTTTGTTAGTCGGCCCTCCGGGGACTGGTAAAACATTATTAGCGAAGGCGATCGCTGGTGAAGCTGGTGTACCATTCTTCAGTATCTCTGGTTCAGAATTTATCGAGTTGTTTGTTGGTGTCGGTGCGGCGCGTGTCCGTGACTTATTTGAGCAAGCCAAAAAACAGGCTCCCTGCATCGTCTTCATCGATGAGTTAGACGCATTAGGTAAATCTCGCGGTGGTGCTGGTGGCTTTGTTGGTGGTAACGACGAACGCGAACAAACCCTCAACCAGTTGCTCACAGAAATGGATGGCTTTGATGCTAATACAGGTGTAATTATCATCGCCGCTACCAACCGTCCCGAAGTTCTAGACCCTGCTTTGCGCCGTCCTGGTCGCTTTGACCGTCAAGTCGTGGTTGATCGCCCTGATAAAATTGGTCGAGAAGCAATTCTCAAAGTCCACGCCAGAAATGTGAAATTAGCTGATGATGTCGATTTAGGTAACATCGCTATCAAAACTCCTGGTTTTGCCGGTGCAGATTTAGCTAACCTCGTCAATGAAGCAGCACTGTTAGCCGCAAGGCAAAATCGCCAAGCTGTTGTGATGGCTGATTTCAACGAAGCTATTGAAAGGTTAGTGGCTGGCTTAGAAAAACGTTCTCGTGTCTTGAATGAAACCGAGAAGAAGACTGTCGCCTATCACGAAGTTGGTCACGCAATTATCGGCGCATTAATGCCCGGTGCTGGTAGAGTTGAGAAAATCTCTGTTGTTCCTCGCGGTGTTGGCGCTTTGGGTTATACAATTCAAATGCCTGAAGAAGACCGCTTTTTGATGATTGAAGATGAAATTCGCGGTCGAATTGCTACTCTGTTGGGTGGACGTTCGGCGGAAGAAACAGTCTTTGGTAAAGTCTCCACTGGTGCAAGTGATGATATTCAAAAAGCCACGGACTTAGCAGAACGCTACGTCACTTTATATGGAATGAGTGACAAATTAGGGCCAGTAGCTTTTGAGAAGATTCAACAACAATTCCTCGAAGGTTACAGTAATCCTCGCCGTTCCATCAGCCCAAAAGTGGCTGAGGAAATCGACCGCGAAGTGAAACAGATTGTGGATAATGCTCACCACATCGCCTTGAGTATCCTGCAAAATAACCGTGACTTGTTGGAAGAAACTGCACAAGAACTTTTGCAAACAGAAATTCTCGAAGGTACTGCACTTAGGGAACGCCTCAGCCAAGCTCAAGCACCAGAAGAACTGCAAGAATGGTTACGGACAGGTAAGATATCGGAAGATAAACCCCTAATGCAAACACTTCTAGTCTAA
- a CDS encoding metallophosphoesterase family protein — MKLISEPSIPVKIQKMKDRVRWKHPSIVQRGIDQTSMVIDDGRDDNPEFSFMVIGDSGTKSHYGHHPQRQVAELMLPHKDECRFVLHTGDVIYVVGSHEYYPANFIEPYREFLVGGEHPQNIAYDRMTFNLPFLPVLGNHDYYDVPLMYRLLTGSTLRLRRMLRYKDFEIGWHGSNQGDAYSRAFIDYLATITPEDLHRHLDLHYTAKNDTNRCLRYVPGSFTRVPNRYYSFRYGGIDFFALDSNTWNTPSPLPTTQAGDIYRRELQKRRQEIDQEEVQILAECDRLNPDQPDDAEQLDDLSAKLDQINEIKLDIEKQLASHDTVNIDFEQLDWLRNRLIESWNTKEVRGRILFFHHPPYVTEATKWNQAQTLAVRHRLRWVFDQVAENLGALVKERPIVDLIFNGHAHCLEYLRTTDTGYADSHLNCIISGGSGRRPRRQRPEGTELMEIFSDVPGHSLRKVADSRLYVGRSEQNLQKCLSYSGVRIDVQDGNPPKFIVRPLVAERVDGLWNQRELESFVI; from the coding sequence ATGAAACTGATTTCCGAACCGTCGATTCCTGTAAAAATTCAAAAGATGAAGGATAGGGTGCGGTGGAAGCATCCTAGTATTGTGCAACGGGGAATCGACCAAACGAGTATGGTAATAGACGATGGTCGGGATGATAACCCGGAATTTTCGTTTATGGTGATTGGGGATAGTGGTACAAAGTCTCATTACGGCCATCATCCCCAAAGACAAGTTGCAGAACTAATGCTTCCTCACAAGGATGAATGCCGTTTTGTGCTGCACACGGGGGATGTAATTTATGTGGTGGGTTCCCATGAGTATTACCCAGCAAATTTTATCGAACCTTACCGGGAGTTTTTAGTGGGTGGTGAGCATCCCCAAAATATTGCTTACGATCGCATGACTTTTAATTTACCGTTTTTACCAGTCTTGGGCAATCATGATTATTATGATGTGCCTTTGATGTATCGCTTGTTGACTGGTAGTACTTTACGGTTGCGGCGAATGCTACGGTATAAGGATTTTGAGATTGGTTGGCATGGTTCTAACCAAGGGGATGCTTACTCACGAGCCTTTATTGATTATCTAGCAACCATTACACCAGAAGACTTACATCGTCATTTAGATTTACACTACACCGCTAAAAATGATACTAATCGCTGTCTACGTTATGTACCCGGAAGTTTCACCCGTGTACCTAACCGCTATTACAGTTTTCGTTATGGTGGGATAGATTTTTTTGCCCTTGATTCTAATACTTGGAATACACCCTCACCTTTACCAACAACCCAAGCTGGAGACATTTACCGCCGGGAATTGCAAAAGCGTCGCCAAGAAATAGATCAAGAAGAAGTACAAATATTAGCAGAATGCGATCGTCTCAATCCAGATCAACCAGATGATGCAGAACAACTCGACGACCTCAGCGCCAAGTTAGACCAAATCAATGAAATCAAACTCGACATCGAGAAGCAACTCGCATCTCACGACACAGTAAATATCGATTTTGAACAACTCGACTGGTTACGAAATCGCTTAATCGAATCTTGGAATACCAAGGAAGTCCGGGGAAGAATCTTATTTTTCCACCATCCACCATACGTTACAGAAGCAACCAAGTGGAATCAAGCCCAAACTTTGGCGGTGCGTCATCGTCTGCGTTGGGTATTCGACCAAGTGGCGGAAAATCTCGGCGCTTTGGTGAAAGAACGCCCCATAGTTGATTTAATATTTAACGGTCACGCCCACTGTTTAGAATATCTCCGCACAACTGATACAGGTTATGCAGACTCACACCTCAATTGTATTATCTCTGGTGGTAGTGGTCGCCGTCCCCGTCGTCAGCGACCAGAAGGGACAGAGTTGATGGAGATTTTTAGCGATGTTCCTGGTCATTCTTTGCGGAAAGTTGCAGACTCGCGGTTGTATGTGGGACGCAGTGAACAAAACCTCCAAAAGTGTCTTTCCTACTCTGGTGTACGAATTGATGTTCAAGATGGTAATCCGCCTAAATTTATTGTCAGACCTTTGGTAGCAGAACGGGTTGATGGACTGTGGAATCAGCGTGAGTTGGAGTCTTTTGTGATTTAA
- a CDS encoding HAD-IA family hydrolase: protein MTQKVIIFDFDGTIADTVDALVSIANRLAVEFGYVQITPEQLTLLRNFSSREIIKYSGVSLIKIPFLVKKVKSELKNKIHELKPIPGIKEALLELKEHDYKLGIITSNSRENVTNFLSINELDSLFDFIYSGVTIFGKTTIINNVLRQKQFKPQSVIYVGDETRDIEASKKANIKVIAVTWGFNSPEILAKQNPDFLIHQPRELLEVIKNSQ from the coding sequence ATGACACAGAAAGTAATCATTTTTGATTTTGATGGCACGATTGCGGATACCGTGGATGCTCTTGTAAGTATTGCCAACCGCTTGGCGGTAGAGTTCGGTTATGTACAAATCACACCAGAGCAATTGACTCTCCTCAGGAATTTTTCATCTAGAGAAATTATCAAATATTCAGGAGTTTCTCTGATAAAAATACCATTTTTAGTTAAAAAAGTTAAGTCAGAGTTAAAAAATAAAATTCATGAATTGAAACCTATTCCTGGTATTAAAGAAGCCTTGTTAGAACTGAAAGAACATGATTATAAACTAGGAATTATTACGTCCAATTCCAGAGAAAATGTGACAAATTTCTTGAGCATTAATGAACTAGATAGTTTGTTTGATTTTATTTACTCAGGAGTCACAATTTTTGGTAAAACAACTATAATTAATAATGTTCTCCGACAAAAACAATTCAAACCCCAATCCGTAATTTATGTTGGTGATGAAACTAGAGATATAGAAGCTTCAAAAAAAGCCAACATCAAAGTAATCGCCGTGACTTGGGGTTTCAATTCTCCCGAAATATTAGCTAAACAAAATCCAGATTTTTTAATTCACCAACCAAGGGAATTATTGGAGGTGATTAAAAATAGTCAATAG
- a CDS encoding orange carotenoid protein N-terminal domain-containing protein has translation MTFTSDSASTRFSQAFGIQTGDAVASTITVFQALSIDDQLAVLWYAYTEMGRSITPAATGAARLQLAEGLLNQIKQMSHAEQLQVMRDLAAKNNTQVSRSYGILSNNTKLAFWYELSELMVKGFVVPVPTDYKISRDGSQVLEALKGLDFGQQITVLRKVVADMGVDPLAD, from the coding sequence ATGACATTCACTTCTGATTCCGCTTCAACCCGTTTTTCCCAAGCTTTCGGTATCCAAACTGGTGATGCTGTTGCTTCTACCATTACTGTATTTCAAGCCCTGAGCATAGACGACCAGTTGGCAGTACTATGGTACGCTTACACCGAAATGGGACGTTCTATTACACCAGCCGCTACAGGTGCAGCTCGTTTACAATTGGCTGAAGGTTTGTTAAACCAAATCAAACAGATGTCTCATGCAGAACAGTTACAAGTAATGCGTGACTTGGCTGCAAAAAATAATACTCAAGTTTCTCGCTCTTACGGTATCCTCAGCAATAATACAAAGTTGGCTTTCTGGTATGAATTATCAGAATTAATGGTTAAAGGTTTCGTTGTACCTGTACCAACAGACTATAAAATCTCTCGTGATGGCTCTCAAGTATTAGAAGCACTGAAGGGATTAGACTTTGGTCAACAAATCACTGTTCTCCGCAAAGTAGTAGCTGATATGGGTGTTGACCCCTTAGCTGATTAA
- a CDS encoding ketosteroid isomerase family protein encodes MKAAESLPNIQIKSIAGITEPTILQYFATLNAGEFAATAALFAVDGVMYPPFESGIVGPDAIAAYLQQEAQGIKAEPQQGLAETSEDGHTQVQVSGKAQTSWCGVNVLWLFTLNQEKQIIHTQIKLLASPQELLALRREQ; translated from the coding sequence ATGAAAGCTGCTGAGTCTCTCCCTAATATCCAGATAAAAAGTATTGCAGGAATCACAGAGCCAACGATCTTACAATATTTTGCTACCCTCAACGCTGGAGAATTTGCAGCCACCGCCGCGTTATTTGCTGTTGATGGCGTAATGTATCCACCGTTTGAATCTGGTATTGTGGGGCCAGATGCGATCGCTGCCTACTTACAACAAGAAGCGCAAGGTATCAAAGCTGAACCTCAGCAGGGACTGGCTGAAACCTCAGAAGACGGACACACTCAAGTACAAGTTTCTGGTAAAGCCCAAACTTCTTGGTGTGGTGTAAATGTCTTATGGCTATTTACTCTTAACCAAGAAAAACAGATCATCCACACCCAAATTAAACTCTTAGCTTCTCCCCAAGAGTTACTGGCTTTGCGTCGTGAACAGTAG
- a CDS encoding AI-2E family transporter, with product MNLGQWIGLIALILSLYILWQIKEVLLLMFAAVVLATTLNRLAKRFQRSGMKRGWAVMLAVAIFFAVVVGFFWLIVPPFAEQFNELTYRVPQGFERFNAWINELRTRIPAQLVPYIPDLNSLIQQAQPFINRVLGSSFAIVSGSLEVVLKVLLVLVLTGMLLADPIAYRKVFVRLFPSFYRRRVDGILDQCEVSLEGWVTGAVIAMGVVGLMSVVGLSILGVKAALALGVLAGFLNLIPNLGPTLSVVPAMAIALLDSPWKVVAVLILYFIIQQAESNFITPIVMAQQVSLLPAVTLISQLFFVTFFGFLGLFLALPLTVVAKIWVQEVLIKDVLDEWGHDHSQESELVMVSHYSEGDDHWSDDKQANKPTDDTVSQED from the coding sequence GTGAACCTTGGTCAATGGATCGGCTTAATCGCCTTAATTCTTTCTCTATATATATTGTGGCAAATTAAGGAAGTACTTCTACTAATGTTTGCCGCAGTTGTCTTAGCCACTACTTTAAATCGGCTGGCCAAACGCTTCCAACGTTCTGGGATGAAACGGGGATGGGCGGTGATGCTGGCTGTGGCTATATTCTTCGCTGTTGTCGTCGGTTTTTTCTGGCTGATTGTCCCACCTTTTGCCGAGCAGTTTAATGAACTTACCTATCGAGTTCCCCAAGGATTTGAGCGCTTCAATGCCTGGATTAACGAACTGAGAACGCGCATCCCAGCCCAGTTAGTCCCTTACATTCCTGATCTGAATAGTCTGATCCAACAAGCACAACCATTTATTAATAGGGTCTTGGGGAGTTCTTTTGCCATTGTTTCCGGCTCACTGGAAGTAGTTCTCAAGGTCTTGCTAGTGCTAGTTTTAACAGGAATGTTGCTAGCTGACCCCATCGCTTACCGCAAAGTATTTGTGCGGCTGTTCCCTTCCTTTTATCGCCGCCGGGTAGATGGAATTTTAGATCAGTGCGAAGTCTCTTTGGAGGGATGGGTAACAGGTGCGGTGATTGCGATGGGTGTAGTCGGACTGATGAGTGTCGTTGGCTTGTCAATCTTAGGTGTAAAAGCAGCCTTAGCTTTAGGCGTTTTAGCCGGATTTTTGAATCTGATTCCCAATCTAGGCCCTACCTTAAGTGTTGTCCCAGCAATGGCGATCGCACTTTTAGATAGTCCGTGGAAAGTTGTTGCGGTCTTGATTCTTTACTTCATTATCCAACAAGCTGAGAGCAACTTTATCACGCCAATAGTCATGGCGCAACAAGTCTCATTACTTCCAGCTGTGACCTTAATTTCCCAGCTATTTTTTGTCACCTTCTTTGGCTTTTTAGGCTTATTCTTAGCATTACCCCTAACTGTTGTCGCCAAAATCTGGGTGCAAGAAGTCTTAATCAAAGATGTTTTAGATGAATGGGGACATGACCACTCACAAGAGTCTGAGTTAGTCATGGTTTCTCACTATTCTGAAGGAGATGATCATTGGTCAGATGATAAGCAAGCTAATAAACCTACTGATGACACTGTGTCTCAGGAAGATTAG
- the queG gene encoding tRNA epoxyqueuosine(34) reductase QueG: protein MNYCSIVSSSVVEAKAKEIGFHKVGIAAVNESKNTETERLQAWIKLGYHADMEWMNNPKRSDISLIMPEARSLVCVALNYYTPNQRPQGAEYAKISRYGWGRDYHKVMHKKLKALTTWLQSLDPGIQARYYADTGPVQDKVWAQRAGIGWIAKNGNVITREYGSWVFLGEVVTNLELEKDSPHTEHCGSCTRCLDACPTGAITQPFVVDANRCIAYHTIENRAAELPEAIASQMQGWVAGCDICQDVCPWNQRFAQTTDMVDFQPYPDNIAPKLIELAQISDEEWDKRFPASALRRIKPEMLRRNARANLDASKRNNDTESNHF, encoded by the coding sequence ATGAACTACTGTTCCATAGTTAGCAGCAGTGTGGTAGAAGCAAAGGCCAAAGAGATAGGCTTCCACAAGGTCGGCATTGCTGCTGTAAATGAAAGTAAAAATACAGAAACCGAGAGACTGCAAGCATGGATAAAGCTGGGTTATCACGCTGATATGGAGTGGATGAATAACCCAAAGCGCAGTGATATAAGCTTGATCATGCCAGAAGCGCGATCGCTTGTGTGCGTCGCTCTTAATTACTACACCCCAAACCAACGTCCCCAGGGTGCAGAATACGCCAAAATCTCTCGCTATGGCTGGGGAAGGGACTATCACAAGGTGATGCACAAAAAGCTCAAAGCGCTAACAACTTGGTTGCAATCATTAGACCCAGGTATTCAAGCTCGTTACTATGCAGATACCGGGCCAGTGCAAGATAAAGTATGGGCGCAACGAGCCGGGATTGGCTGGATAGCGAAAAATGGGAATGTAATTACTAGAGAGTATGGTTCTTGGGTATTCTTGGGTGAAGTAGTGACGAATCTAGAACTAGAAAAGGATAGTCCCCATACAGAACATTGTGGTAGCTGTACTCGTTGTTTAGATGCTTGTCCTACAGGGGCGATTACTCAGCCGTTTGTGGTGGATGCTAATCGCTGCATTGCTTATCATACCATCGAGAATCGAGCAGCAGAATTACCGGAAGCGATCGCATCCCAAATGCAAGGCTGGGTAGCTGGTTGTGATATTTGCCAAGATGTTTGTCCTTGGAATCAACGTTTTGCACAAACAACAGATATGGTAGATTTTCAACCATACCCAGACAATATTGCTCCTAAGCTGATAGAATTAGCGCAAATCTCAGACGAGGAGTGGGATAAACGATTTCCGGCATCAGCGTTAAGGAGAATTAAGCCAGAAATGTTAAGACGGAATGCCCGTGCTAATCTAGACGCATCTAAGCGAAATAATGACACAGAAAGTAATCATTTTTGA
- a CDS encoding serine/threonine-protein kinase — protein MIIWQPDQKINNGRFIIQGKPLGEGGFGITYKALEPSTGKLYAIKTLNQQMQLLRSDFAEQQIKFINEALTIKGFDHPHILKVHEVIQEGELFGVVMEYIDGVTLFEYVQDKGQLSETEALLYVNQIGQALELIHQKQHLHRDIKPENILLRHTTRKAILIDFGLAREFTIDQTGSMTNAKTEGYAPPEQYERRGRFDAYVDVYALAATLYNLLTGKVPLPVNFRKAGIPLPPPKQFNSQISQRVNDAILKGMELEPQERTPTVLEFRKNLGLVSSGGAEVQLKSSVGMDYRQLRDLLAVGKWKEADAETARVMLAAMKREKEGWLREEDTWFFPCEDLRTIDQLWVKYSNGRFGFSVQKRIYQSLGGKRSYDEEIWRAFGDKVGWRKGGEWLYYKDITFDITAPEAHLPCYTLTIPYTSRGEVGYTDYSPGFGLWWWWGGGLFSRVETCKM, from the coding sequence ATGATAATTTGGCAGCCTGATCAAAAAATCAACAACGGTAGATTTATCATTCAGGGTAAACCCTTGGGTGAGGGTGGTTTTGGGATCACCTACAAAGCCTTAGAACCCAGCACAGGCAAACTATACGCCATCAAAACCCTCAATCAGCAAATGCAACTTCTTAGGAGTGACTTTGCTGAACAACAGATTAAATTTATTAACGAAGCCTTGACTATTAAAGGTTTTGACCATCCCCATATTCTCAAAGTTCATGAAGTCATCCAAGAAGGTGAACTGTTTGGTGTGGTGATGGAATATATAGATGGAGTAACTTTATTTGAATATGTCCAAGACAAAGGACAATTATCAGAAACAGAAGCATTGTTATATGTAAACCAAATTGGTCAAGCCTTAGAATTGATTCATCAAAAACAACATTTACACCGAGATATTAAACCTGAAAATATCTTACTACGGCACACTACCAGGAAAGCCATATTAATTGATTTTGGTTTAGCTCGTGAATTTACTATTGATCAAACAGGAAGCATGACTAATGCTAAGACAGAAGGTTATGCGCCGCCTGAACAGTATGAAAGACGAGGGAGGTTTGATGCTTACGTAGATGTTTATGCTTTAGCAGCCACCCTGTATAATTTGTTAACAGGAAAAGTTCCTTTACCAGTTAATTTTCGCAAGGCTGGTATACCTTTACCACCGCCAAAGCAATTTAATTCCCAGATTAGTCAGAGAGTGAATGATGCGATTCTCAAAGGGATGGAGTTAGAACCACAAGAACGTACTCCCACAGTCTTAGAATTTCGGAAAAATTTAGGTTTGGTGAGTAGTGGGGGGGCAGAAGTACAATTAAAGTCATCTGTGGGGATGGACTACCGCCAACTGCGTGACTTACTCGCTGTTGGGAAGTGGAAAGAAGCAGATGCGGAAACAGCACGCGTAATGTTAGCAGCGATGAAACGGGAAAAAGAAGGTTGGTTACGAGAAGAAGACACATGGTTTTTTCCCTGCGAAGACCTCCGAACCATTGACCAGTTGTGGGTAAAATACAGCAATGGGCGGTTTGGTTTTTCCGTTCAAAAGCGCATCTACCAAAGTTTAGGGGGAAAGAGAAGCTACGACGAGGAAATTTGGCGAGCCTTTGGCGACAAGGTAGGATGGCGGAAAGGAGGAGAGTGGTTGTACTACAAAGATATTACTTTTGATATAACAGCACCAGAAGCACACCTCCCTTGTTACACTCTTACTATCCCTTACACTTCACGAGGTGAAGTTGGTTACACTGATTATAGTCCGGGTTTTGGTTTGTGGTGGTGGTGGGGGGGTGGTCTCTTCTCTCGCGTCGAGACTTGTAAAATGTAA